The genomic interval ACAGCTCAATACATTTTGTGGTTCAATAAGTTTTAGACAACAtttaatcaacaaaaaaaaaattagacacCATTATTAGAAATCAATTTCACAATAGTtgatataaaaaacaattttgaattcaaactttttttattttcatttaattttggGTTTAAGGTTGTTTGTGGTTTTGGTGAGAAATGTAGAAATTGGAGTGATAAGAAAGGAGAAATTGGAGTGATAAGAAAGTTGTGTGTTTAACTTCTAAACtaacacataacaattaagatttgttatttaaaaaaattgtgtttaactTCTAAACTAACATATAACAATTAagatttgttatttaaaaaaaattgtgtttaaaggttataattgttattttgttattttcgtgagattgtttttatttcttattttatttttgtgtatgAACAATTGATCCTACAAAATAGTTATGTGGTCGagatatacataaaaaaaatttagttgcaacaaacaataatcaaattttacttattttttacgATTGAACTTCAAATTAATTGGACTCTTTTCTCTTAAAGTTAAAGAGATTCTTTTCTCTTAAAGTTAAAGAGTTAGAGCGTCTATTAGTAGATATTATTCTCTTTGAGAAATTAATATCTCATTTTAGAGTGGTGGAAATTGTGAGTAACACAAAtatcttgaattttttattggACATAATAGATGTTATGTTTTagtatcatttttattaataaatatgacATTTACAAATAATTTGCAGAGgatcattttgattttaaatatttaacttaatggactaatttaaaaacaaatactGGTACAAAATAATGTCTAAACTATAATGATTGATCATTTTCAATTCAAATACCTTCAAAATTTCATCTTATTACATAGTGAATTTATCCTATTAAACCAACCAACACTTTTGAAAAGAAACTATTCTTAAAAACATTCAAAAAGTGCATAACAAACCATGATAATTTATTACTATGTCTCTTTTGATTGACACcaaatacaaaaattactaTGAATACTAATATTAGTtgttccaaaaaaaaataaaacacaatagaGAAATTCCCATAAcacaagaaaaaacaaaaaaaattatgataattgACATCTCTAAAAGGTTGCATTTAGATTTCTCTATGGTCCATTTGCCACTAATGGATCCACCTCTTGATTTTGACTCTAAATTGTTGAAGCATTTTTGTCTAATTCATCCTCCCTTAAACTAATTCCCTTCAACTTCTCATTAATTACACATGCCAAATCATTCAAAACAACTGTGTTCAAagtgtaaataaaattttctctaATAAGACATTGAAACAAGATCAATGACTGCTCCATCTCTGAATTGTTTTTCTCCACTTTTGTCAATTGCTCTTTGGACTTCACAATCCTTTGCATCAAAAAACTCTCTTGGTCCAACATCTTCTTTCCTTGCTCATATTCTGAATAAGCTTTGAACTTTGTGATAATCCTTTCGATCTCCCATGGGGAAGGCCAAACCTCTGGTTGTGAATTAAAGTCACTATAAACTATAGCACATGCATCAATTCCACAAAGGGTAGTGAGTTCTTTTATCTTCTTCATTAgactcttttttcttttgttgtaaGTTATCTTTCTTGCAGAATCATTTATCATGAAAGCAAGTTTCACCTTATTTCTCATGGTTGATAgtgacaaaaattgaaaaatgtttttttttgtatttttgttgtaTTTGTCTTCAAAATGTTAAGTCTTTTATATAGTCCTATTTGAGAGTATCAAATTTCTCTCTTGGATAAAATACACAATCACGTGTTTAAGGATTTTAACCGTTAAAAAGAATCTTAACCGAcgatcaactttaaaatatatttttgaatgtgaTATGTTTGATTTTCATCTAACGGTTGAAATTTATGACTACATAATTGTATATaatccaaatttaaaaaaaatgataatttgggAGGTATAAGTGTTATTACATTCACGTAATTATGCATTTCTACATATAACAccacttaattatatttgaaccttgtgcaaaaataaaacatttaaaccTACATCGTTTTCGACAAATTTACAACCGAATCATACCAAAGATAAGATGTGatacaaaaagttaattatatgTGATAAATATTTTCCTATGGGGCAATAAATGAATAGAAATACATAAATATCATACTCAAAATGTTCATTTGTTTAACTATTATACACTCACAATATAAAATGCAAAATATTAAACATTCAATCTTATCACACCGTATATAGACATTTGTAGTGCTactttatgaaataatattaacacGTGACAGTACATTGAAAATGATTCAATgtatatgttaatattttttataatgtttgtGCATAAAAATATTCTCCCATATATAGAGATGA from Cicer arietinum cultivar CDC Frontier isolate Library 1 chromosome 5, Cicar.CDCFrontier_v2.0, whole genome shotgun sequence carries:
- the LOC101509626 gene encoding agamous-like MADS-box protein AGL80, yielding MRNKVKLAFMINDSARKITYNKRKKSLMKKIKELTTLCGIDACAIVYSDFNSQPEVWPSPWEIERIITKFKAYSEYEQGKKMLDQESFLMQRIVKSKEQLTKVEKNNSEMEQSLILFQCLIRENFIYTLNTVVLNDLACVINEKLKGISLREDELDKNASTI